The genomic window CCGGTGCTGGTGAAAATCAAACTCCTGCACTGCTTTCCCAAGAAGCACTACGTTTTGTACAAGATGTTATGGAAAAAGTGTACACAATACTCCAATGCAAAGGATATGCACGCATTGATTGCTTTTACCAAAACGCGCAAATCAGTCCTACTGGCAAAGAACGTGTAGTAATTTTGGAAGTAAATACATTACCAGGCCTAACTCCGGCAACATGCCTGTTTCATCAAGTAGCAGAAATTGGATTACGACCAATGGATTTTATTGATACATTAATTATGCTTGGATTTGAAGAACATAACCCTAAGAATATCACTCATGAAAAATTGATATTATGCGAAAAACTACAATAACTACCTATTTCGATAGAAGTAATAGCAAAAGAGTGTAAAATCCTAATTTTGATATACCAGAAAAATTAAAAAATGAGGCTATGCTATAATTACCATTACACCTACCTGCTTTTGTAAGCGCTAAAGAAGGCTCTTTATACATTTTTTCTTTTAGTTCTTTTGCTACATAGCAAACAGTTAAACTATTTTTATCATTTTTATATAATTCATGAACAATACGTTGACCAGTGTTTTGGTGCTGCTCCACATCATCAATAAATGATTGTGGAACAAATGTTGGAAACGAATATTGCTTTTCTAAAATACTTATTTGCTTGTGCTCATCTAACGTCAGAAGATCTTTCTGAATCATATAAGGAATATTATTCACCAAATCTTTTTTGAACTGTACGTAACCCGCATTATCTAAACAGTCTTCAGATACCGCAGAAACAACAGGAAAAAATGTATCCGAAGGTTTCGATCGCTTCAACATACCAAATTTTTCACATCTTTCTTTTGTGTTACTATCCACTTGCTCAGCAGAAATAGCTGTTGATTTTTTGAATAGAATACAAACCTCAAGGCTTTGCTCCATTGCAATGACGGAAAGCGAAAAACTTACACACATTACACTGACCACTATTTTTAGTAACAACATATTTTTCATCAAAAACCCTTTAAATCCCTATACAAAATAACCACTTCTCATGGTAAACAAAGAAATGGTAACCATATTATTTACTTATCCTCTTGCCTTCGATAATAAAATAACTTTACTATTTCAATCGTAACAAAGTAAGCAATGGTGATAGACCCTATTTTGAGTAGATCTTCAAATTGAGGCTGCACAAACAGGAATGTTTCTTGTCCAATAATGGTAAATGGTAAAACCATTACGATAAAAGCGGAAAAAATACAAAGACTAATAAGCGTTATAGATGGAAGCTTATATCGTAAAAATAATACCTCCGTTCTTAAAGAAAATATAAGAGCCAACTGGGCAAGAGCAACTGAAATAAACCAATTTGTTTGCAATGTCCCTGGATGATGTTTGAAGAGAATAAAAATCATGAAGTTAAAGGGTACACTCACTAAACCAAACAAAAGAGTCACAAAGATATCTTTTATAGAAAAATGTAAAGATTTTTGCAATTCATCTTTGTCTACCAAGTCTGTTGAAATAGCAACCAGAGGAAAATCGCTTATCAAATCCAAAAACAATAATTGTAGCGGTAACATTGGTAAATAATTAATAAGTAAGGATGAAAAGGCAATTGCGTAAAAATTACCTAAATTAGATGAAACGGTAATTTTTACGTACTTAAGAATATTAATCAAAATTTTTCTGCATTCCTCTATACCAAGACCAAGCGTAAGCAAACTTTTTTCCAATAATATAACTGTTCCCACTTCGCGCATTTCTGGTGCTACATCACCAGACACAATACTAACTTTGGCAATAGTAAGAGTTGGTATATCATGAATCAAATTACTCATGTATGCAACAGAATATTTCCCTTGTAAATAAGCAATCATTTGATATTTCTGATCAGATGTCAGTTCTGTAAAAACAGTGCCTCTATGAATAAGTGACATTTTTTGTTCTTCGGTACTATGTGTAAGATCAGAACCAGATACAGTAGCATCCTTATCCTTTGCTAAACCTATGCGTTCTGCAATAGCACCGACAATCTCAACACTATCTTCACTCACAATTTTAATCTGTAGTCCTAAAGAACGCATTTTTTCCAATGCAGAAACATCGCTACGTGAAAAATCTTTTTCGTCAAAAATGAATGTACTATCATCCAATGTTTTGGTTATATCAATACACAATACTTCAATACCCGCTAGCTGCTCTATTGCTGACAATCGTCTTATAATCATTTTATGATCGTGTAATGCCATTGCACCTTTTGTTAGGCAAAAAGTAATAACTGTGCTTACAGATGAAGGAATTGCACTAATTGCCAACGCCATAGAAAACAACATAAATTCTAACCATGTCGACAGTTCTCGTTCAATAAACATATTAATAAAAAATACAAGAACTAGGCTAACTAAAACAAAAAAAAGAATTACATATGTAAGATGCATCGTTCCTTTAATAAGATTGCTTGTTGTATCATGAGATATGCCATCTTTTTCTTGAGGTATTCTCAAAAATACCATTGCCTTATAGCTTTGATACTCCTGATAAAAACCTATAATTATATTGATTATCGCAATAAGGAGTACAAGGATACCTCCAACTACATGCCCTGCAACAAAATAGATTACTGTAACAACAAGAAGCATGCCAGTGAAAAGATTAATTAACTGATTTTTTAAAATTGGAAAAATTTTATTTTTCATTTTTTCTATTCTTACAATAATAGTACGTCAACTTAACACACTCAGCAATCACCATGTTAAATATAATCACACCAATTAACCATGGAGCATGTTCCCAACGCGGTGATGTAAACAGAAATATTTTATGCCCAATAGCAGTAAACGGTAAAATAAGTGCTGTAGAGATAACAAGAAGAGAAAGTCCTATCAATAAATTTGATGGTCGGGGAGCTCTGAAAAACAACATCGGAGCACGGAATAAAAATATAAAAATAACTTCAGAAATAGTACTCGTTATAAACCAACTTGTTTGCAACGTTGCAGGAAAGTGTGATCTGAATACCAAAAATATCGTGATGTCTGCAATAAACATAATGGTACCAAATAATACAATTAAAATTGCCGCATCAGTCATATCATACGTGAGCGGTTTTTGCACTTCTTCATCGCTCACATTATCAGTAGCAATGGCAATCATCGGCAAATCGGTGAGTAAATTTAAAAATAGTAATTGCATCGGCAACATTGGTGGATAGCTAACAAGTAATGATGCAACAGCAAGCGCATAAAAATGACCAAAACTTGGTGCATTAGTCATTTTTGTATATTTGAGTGTATTAACAATAGTGCGTCTACCTTCTTCAATTCCTAAAATAACCGAACTTAAACTTTTGCGCAGCAATATTATTTCAGCAGCTTCACGCGCAACTGATGCAGCATCATTAACAGCAAAACTTACGTGTGCAATTTTAAGCGCAGGTGCATCATTAATACCATCTCCCATGTAACCGACTGAATATTTTTGCTTTAAGTGTTTAATGATTTCGTACTTTTGTTCGGGATTTACTCGCGCAAAAACAGATCTGTTATTCGCCAAAAATATTTTTTCTTCTTCAGTAGCTTTTTCAAAATCTGTGCCCAGTACAACATTATCAACATTTTCTTCAAGCCCCAATTGCCTTGCTATGGTAAAACAAACATTTTTACTATCACCGCTGAGTATTTTAATCTGAATGCCCAATGATTCTGCTTTTTTTACCGTTGTCAAAGCAGTACTTTTAAGTGGATCTTGGAATGCAATAAGACCAATTGTTTCATAATCATGATCGTCTGCCGTAATGTCATACGAATCAGCAGAGTAAGAAGCACTATTTTTTGTAGCAATTGCCAAAATACGGTTTCCCTTTGATTCTTCCGTATCAATCCAATCATGAATCGTTTTCTTTTCTTGCTCATTTAAAAAAGGACATTTTTGAATCACAATTTCTGGAGACCCCTTGATAATAAGCGTGTGCACATCTTCTTTATGCACAAGCGCCAAACATTGTCTTTTTTGTGGCGTAAATGGCGATTCTTTGAGCAATGTATGTTTTCCAATATGAGCAGTATGTTCTGGTGTTAATTTTTTTTGTAGTGCTAAATCAAAACCTTTTGTCGTATTTTCTTTTGCTGCCATTTGCGCAGAAGAAAGAATCGCATATACCAATGTTGCATCAGGATCTGCACCATAAATATTTTCAACACTCAATGCATTTTCTGTTAATGTTCCTGTTTTATCAGTGCAAAAAACTTCAATGCTACCAAGGTCACCAATTGCTGACAATCGCTTTACAATCACATTGTTTTTTTTCAATGATGAAGCACCTTGAGATAAACAAAATGTGATAACCATTGGCAAACCTTCTGGAATTGCCGTAATAGTAAGTGCTGCTGCAAAAAGAAAAAAATCGACAAAATTAAGTTCACCTTTATGCACAACAATATGCACCAAAGCGGTTAACAGCAAACTAAAAAAAATAAGATAAATGGTAAACCGTGCAATCGAAACGGAACCTTTTTCAAGACTACTCTTTGAGCTTACTGTGTTAGTCAATGCTGCAAGAGTGCCAAGTGCCGTATGTGAACCAGTACCAATCACCACACCAACCCCTTTGCCTTGTGTTATAACAGTACCAGTAAATCCTATATTTTCTGCCTTATACATATCAGTTACCGCTTCATCCATTGCATCCGCACTTTTTACAACAGCAACCGATTCTCCCGTCAAACTTGATTCATCAATTATTAAGTTATGAACCTCAATAAACCGACAATCAGCAGGAATAACATCACCTGCATATAAAATCATAAGGTCACCAGGAACGAGTTGATTGATATCAATATTAGATTCATTACCAGCACGCTTGACAGTCACTTGTGACATAAGACATTTTTTGAGCGCCTGCATTGCTGTATTACTGCGATATTCCTGATAAAACCCAATACCCACATTCACCGCAATAATTGCAAAAATAATAATGCACTCAGCGACTTTGCCCGTGAGTAAATACGCAAGACCAATCACAAAAAAAATACACATAAAAGGACTGAGCAACTGTCCTTTTAATATTTCAAACCATGTAACATCAACTTCTTTAATTTCATTAAGACCATATATAGCAAGACGTTTACCAACTTCCTCTTGTGTTAAACCTGAAGTTGATGCGTGCACATCAGCAAGTGCATCAGCAATTGAAATGTTGGTATAAAAAGAAAATTTTTTATTTTCCATTTTGGTTCCTTTTTGTACCATTCTATGCGATCTATTTCTGCTGATGCAAGTGTTTAGATGTACGCTATTTTATTTGAAGAATTCACATAAAAAACTATTTGATGTAGACTGTACAAGAGTTTGGTTTACACTATTACCAGTAGAAACTGCCTATAAAACATATCTTAAGTTCTACGAAAAAAGTAAAAGAAAAAAAATCGAATATATAGAGAATGAACTAAGAGCTCAAGAACAAGCATTACATATTTTTCTACGATTTTATTCAAAAAAAATACACAATAATACAATTGCTGTTTCATCGCCATTCGCTTCAGAATTGAATATCGAAACGGCATTAGCACATATATATGAAAAAGAATTGAACTATTATCAATTCTCTACTGAATATAAGAGCTTATCCGAAAATTAATTAAAGAAGAAAGCCCTTTTTAAAAAGGCTATAATAGCCTTTGGAAACAAACAAAAAAAAAGGGCTGTTATGAAGTTTATATCAGATAAGCTGTGGTGTGAATTAAAAAGTGTATTTTCGACAAAAAAAACAAAAGTTGGACGACCTGAATTTGACAATCGAGTTGCATTGGAAGGGATTATTTACATATTATACGCGGGTTGCCAGTGGAAGGCGTTACCAGAAAAATATGGTTGTAGTTCGACAGTTCA from Candidatus Babeliales bacterium includes these protein-coding regions:
- a CDS encoding cation transporting ATPase C-terminal domain-containing protein; its protein translation is MKNKIFPILKNQLINLFTGMLLVVTVIYFVAGHVVGGILVLLIAIINIIIGFYQEYQSYKAMVFLRIPQEKDGISHDTTSNLIKGTMHLTYVILFFVLVSLVLVFFINMFIERELSTWLEFMLFSMALAISAIPSSVSTVITFCLTKGAMALHDHKMIIRRLSAIEQLAGIEVLCIDITKTLDDSTFIFDEKDFSRSDVSALEKMRSLGLQIKIVSEDSVEIVGAIAERIGLAKDKDATVSGSDLTHSTEEQKMSLIHRGTVFTELTSDQKYQMIAYLQGKYSVAYMSNLIHDIPTLTIAKVSIVSGDVAPEMREVGTVILLEKSLLTLGLGIEECRKILINILKYVKITVSSNLGNFYAIAFSSLLINYLPMLPLQLLFLDLISDFPLVAISTDLVDKDELQKSLHFSIKDIFVTLLFGLVSVPFNFMIFILFKHHPGTLQTNWFISVALAQLALIFSLRTEVLFLRYKLPSITLISLCIFSAFIVMVLPFTIIGQETFLFVQPQFEDLLKIGSITIAYFVTIEIVKLFYYRRQEDK
- a CDS encoding HAD-IC family P-type ATPase → MENKKFSFYTNISIADALADVHASTSGLTQEEVGKRLAIYGLNEIKEVDVTWFEILKGQLLSPFMCIFFVIGLAYLLTGKVAECIIIFAIIAVNVGIGFYQEYRSNTAMQALKKCLMSQVTVKRAGNESNIDINQLVPGDLMILYAGDVIPADCRFIEVHNLIIDESSLTGESVAVVKSADAMDEAVTDMYKAENIGFTGTVITQGKGVGVVIGTGSHTALGTLAALTNTVSSKSSLEKGSVSIARFTIYLIFFSLLLTALVHIVVHKGELNFVDFFLFAAALTITAIPEGLPMVITFCLSQGASSLKKNNVIVKRLSAIGDLGSIEVFCTDKTGTLTENALSVENIYGADPDATLVYAILSSAQMAAKENTTKGFDLALQKKLTPEHTAHIGKHTLLKESPFTPQKRQCLALVHKEDVHTLIIKGSPEIVIQKCPFLNEQEKKTIHDWIDTEESKGNRILAIATKNSASYSADSYDITADDHDYETIGLIAFQDPLKSTALTTVKKAESLGIQIKILSGDSKNVCFTIARQLGLEENVDNVVLGTDFEKATEEEKIFLANNRSVFARVNPEQKYEIIKHLKQKYSVGYMGDGINDAPALKIAHVSFAVNDAASVAREAAEIILLRKSLSSVILGIEEGRRTIVNTLKYTKMTNAPSFGHFYALAVASLLVSYPPMLPMQLLFLNLLTDLPMIAIATDNVSDEEVQKPLTYDMTDAAILIVLFGTIMFIADITIFLVFRSHFPATLQTSWFITSTISEVIFIFLFRAPMLFFRAPRPSNLLIGLSLLVISTALILPFTAIGHKIFLFTSPRWEHAPWLIGVIIFNMVIAECVKLTYYYCKNRKNEK